The following DNA comes from Alosa alosa isolate M-15738 ecotype Scorff River chromosome 13, AALO_Geno_1.1, whole genome shotgun sequence.
GAGATAACAAAGCCAACATCAATATAATCAGAGGaaccagacgtgtgtgtgtgtgtgtgtgtgtgtgtgtgtgatgggaaaGGGACTCATATGAAGACTCCGTCCTCCGCCAGAGACCAACAGAAAAGTTCAGTTTGTAAAATCCCAAAAACTTTAATTGTAACCAAAGACAAATAAGACAGAAGAACATAGGAGTGGATCCAACTGGACTTGACCCGTCTGCATATCAGATGTGGGACAAGAACGGACCCTAATGATGGTCATCACTGGGCGCTCATGGTCAAGGAGGAACACGCAAGACACACGTCATAGGAAGCATGATCCACTTATATAATTCATCagttactgtaaaacactcATCAGGTGACAGAAATAAAGAGAATAAAAACATCAGAAACATGTGAAAAGTCAAAAGGCCtcaaacagaacaaaacagtGTGATAACAATGACCTTTCATGCGATCAGCGGGACAAACGCCACATTATAAATTATTCTCATTTACTTCCCttgatatttttatatatttatactatttacaaagtgagtgtgtataccagtgtgtgtgtctgtgtgtctgtgtgtgtgtgtgtgtgtagcaggagGCTGTGCTGGTTAAGGCTTTTGCTGAGATGACTGCATATAAGTCGACTCAAAGAACTcttacactttttttttgccccccctatgtatgtgtatgtgtgtgtgtgtgtgtgtgtatatgtgtgtgtgagagagacagagttggCTGCAGAtctgaaaagggagagagagacctccTTCAGCCTCTGTGCAGTTATAACCAGCTGAGTgtgtccatacacacacacacacacacacacgcctattGGTGGAATGGCATTCCTAATTAGTAGTAGAAAATCAGCACGTAGTCTAAGCCTTCCAGAATATTCCACAGGGTTCTAGGGCTATTCTAAGAGTTCTAAGCACTCCCTCCTGAGGAACAGGGTTCTAGATTTGCTCTCTACTGTGAAAGAGATTCTAGAAGTGTCCCCTTGAAGAGAAAGAATTTCTGGAAGATTACAGAAGATGACCAGTACAGACCAAATtgactgggggggggggagtggcctcTATCCCAAGTGAttgctgtgtgagtgagagagagagagagagagatcgtgagtgagtgagtgagtgagtgagagtgtgtgtggtctttcAGTGGGAGCAGCAGAACATTAGCCTCCCTGTCCTTCACCGAGGACAAACACAACTCAAGGCCACTCAGTCCCTTTAAtggacctctgtgtgtgtgtgtgtgtgtgtgtgtgtgtgtgtgtgtgtgtgtgtgtgtctgtttattgtGTCGAGAGCTTAAGAGGTTCTGTCTGATAAGGTCAAGAGGTGTctgagtgtgcagtgtgtgtattcagaggtataggtacagtatgtgtcctacacaaacacacacaagaacacacacaagaacacacacacacctcccggaGTCAGTCGATTGCACACGCTGACTCAGACTGCTCACTGATGACCCTCTCAGGAGAAATGTACACAATCTGTCTAACTAaagattgaatgtgtgtgtgtgtgtgtgcatgtctgtgtgtgtgtctgcggtaACAAAGACAGGGACAAGGTGACAGATCTATTTCCAGCTTAAAGCAGCTAACCAGCCCAGTGAGGCCCACAGAgaagctgtgtatgtgtgtgtgtgtgtgtgtgtgctttattgtGCATTAGAGTGCATTATTTTATATTGTAGATATGGTTAAGACAATTATGAATTGAGAAGTGTGTGACACATTTCACtcttccacacagacacacacacagggccactgGGAGGCAATTTCCTCCAAACAtaaaggaggagaaagaaagatagacagacagagagagaggaagacagagggagagagggagagagaaagagagagggagagagaaagagagagggagagagaaagagagagggagagagagaaagagagagggagagagagaaagagagagggagagagaactcAGAATTCGATTTAAAACGTAATATGCTGATGTAACTaataattctgtgtgtgtgtgtgtgtgtgtgtgtatgtgtgtgttactggtGTTATGATCTACTGAGTGTATTTTACACAGCTGTTCTTCCTCACTGTTGGAGCCCCTGCAGCAAGGCATGCTGGGATATGCCTCAGCGGACTGCAGAGCCCGactacacacatatgcacacacacacacacacacacatagagcagaCTGCACAGAGCCGGACTACCAGCCTTAGGGAGACacccccccccttccacacacacacacacgctcagcaTGAGAGAAAGCTCAGAGGTGAGCAGCCACTGATTCACAGCAGGCTTGATGGGTCACACAttgtgcacagtgtgtgtgtgtgtgtgtgtgtgtgtttttggattATGTTGAGAGGTGATCACAGGTGCCTTCTGCATGattacacacattacatcaCTAAGGCCTTCGAGAACAACACACAAGGAGTCTTAAAGAGACAcagagggtgtatgtgtgtgtgagtgtgagtgtgagtgtgagagagagagagagagagagagagagtcatcaCATCCCGTCATAAATGATCAGTGGCAGCAATCTGTCCAGCACAGCCCAACAGACGCTGCGTCACATCTCATTACACACCGggccctggacacacacacacacacacacactcctgatgtGCCGTTTGGTGCCTTCTGCCTTTCTGCCTCTCATTCTTCACTGAGGCTGGTCAGTGTTTCTGTCCAGTATgaccagaatgtgtgtgtgtgtgtgtgtgtgtgtgtgtgtgtgtgtgtgtgtgtagtatcacAGTTGTTGTCTTTTGAGTATTTGTTTGGGTGATTTCGacatctgtatgtatgtgtgtgtgtgtgtgtgtgtgtgtggatgtgtgtgggatgtggatgtgtgtgtgtgtgtgtgtgtgtgtgtgtgtgtgtgtgtgtgtgtgtgtgtgtgtgtgtgtgtggatgtgtggatgtgtggatgtgtgtcaaCAGGCAGATGATGATACACCCTAGTAGGTCAACCACTAGATCTAATACGAGTACAGCTGGGACTCGAGTAGtgcttgagagtgtgtgtatgtgtgtgtgtgcatgtgagcatgcgtgtgtgtgatgggcaTACACAGTGTCTCTCCTGgccagtgaggtgtgtgtgtgtggtgggcatAATGTGTCTCTCCTGGCCAGTGAGATGTGTCCATGGAGAAGCAGGAAGCAGTAAGTCCATTCAAAAGCAGAAAGGCcagatttttctttttggtCACTGtccattcctccctccttccactTGTCCactcaccccccctcctccactcgTAGACTCATCCCCCCTCATCTGTCCATCCGGCCACCCAGCCTTCCATCCGCAAGCCCGTCAAAGGGGTCAGATAAAAAATAAGATTTTAGTGAAAATTTAAACCAACacttcatatctctctctctctcccttaaacctccattttccacctccctccgtctctctccttctctacacGTAGACGGCGGTCCGTGAGATGACCGATCCGTCTCTCTGCGACTCCATGTCATCGTCCAGGTAGTGCTGGTCGTCGTGGTGACGGAGCTGGAGGATGGGCCCGGCGGCAGTGAAGCGGTCATAGCGttcctcgtcctcctcgtccGCCAGCTCGTCGAACTTCTTCCTCTCCGCCTCGTCCATCTCGCCGCAGCAGGATGTCCTGTGCCGTGGGCGTGGTCGACAGCAGCCCGTGATTGGCCGATTTCTCAGTTAGCCCGCCCCCAGACACGCCCTCACGGTAGGTGTAGATGGGCCCGTTGTTGTTGCCGGGGCCATTGCCGGGGCCACCGCCATTTTTACTGGCCTTGGAGCCGAAGAGGCGGGACTTGATGTCAAACGCCCCGCTCTTCTGGTTGCCGCGGTAACCCTGCTGCTGTTGCCGCCGGTTATGAGTCACCAAGATGGCCACAAGAGCACCAACCAATAGGAGGGCCAGGAGGATGCCGATGACTACGCCCGCTACCACCCCAACATTGGATGGGTCAGCAGGgggatctgagagagagagagggagagagagagggagggagagagagagagagagagagagggagagagagggagagaagggggaaaagagagagagggagagagaggaagagaaagagagagagagagagagggagtgaaaatagagggagagagggagggagggaaaagagaggataGTTGACTTCCACTTGCTGTCTCTTTGATTTTTATACCTCTTAAAGACCAAGTAAGTGTATGTgttacttgtttgtgtgtgtatgtgtgtgtgtgtgtgtgtgtgtgtgtgtgtgtgtttgtgtgtgtcctgggcCAGACAGCTGGGTCTCCTCATTTGCAAGAAAAGACGTGTGTGTGATTGTCCACAGATCCGTCACTAGTGGCAAACgcaggtggacacacacagtTCCATGAGAGAGGCGTGCAGGACGgacagatggagggatggagggagggatggagcgGACGACTGATGCAGGGAGAtgcaaagagacacacacacacaaacagcttcAGCAAACACACTTATATGGCCACACACAcgctgcctcacacacacacacctgaccttgCCTGACCACTGTTGTATAAccctgtggggtgtgtgtgcgtgtgtgtgctccgCCAAAGTAGACTGACATCACACTGACTgcagatcccccccccccccccccccccccaaaagaaggtgaagggagaggaaagaggagatgCGGTGGGCatcgggagtgtgtgtgcgtgcgtgtgtgtgtgtgtgtgtgtgtgtgtgtgggatctaAGCATGTTTTAACCAGAATCTCTGAAAAAGGCCAAGTCAGCTTCactcagaaagagagatagaaaggggagagagagagagtgagagagagagagagaggggggggggaaagagagaggtgacTAAGTGACTTCCACAGGGAGAAccgagtgtgcatgtgtgtcagagagagagagggagagagagagggagggagaggaaaagagaaagaggggtgtTGCAACTGCAGGAGACACTCTGGTACCAGTCTTCACTCCCTTAGGacaataagacacacacacacacacgcacgagtCATGCAGGTCTGAGTCATAGGAAGCAGTACACATATGaggacgtacacacacacacacacaaagtggacAAAGCCACCTGGCCATCTGTAGGCTCGCCCTCAGTTGAGCATCACTGTgggctctctttctcccacacacacacagacacacacacacagagacacacacacagagacacacacacagagacacacacacagccaggagCTAAAGCAGCTTAGCCTCatgggacaaagagagagagagatggagggagagagagagagtgagtgtgtgtgtgagtgtgtgtgtgtgtgggggggggttctgcTGGTGGAGTCTGAAAAGAAATGTAAGAGGATAagatgtgtatgagtgtgtgtgtgtgtgtgtgtggggggggggcccCAAGAGAGGTTTAAATGCCATCAGTGTCCCTCtcctttcagacacacacacacaccagatgaaAATGTGGAGCTGGCTGCATCTGACAGCCTCTTtctgcatttttttgtttttccatttttaaacagattcatCTCTAACCAGATACACACAATAAGCtatcaacacacaacaacacacacacaccaagagagaCCAGAAATGGGAACAGTGATGCCATGGGGAGGTGAGACACAGAGGGAGTGAAACAGTTTGgggtgttgtgttgcgttgcgggtgtagtgttgcgttgcgttgcgttgcgttgtgtgtgtgtgtgtgtaggaggatgAGCAAGAGAGTTTGGGTACtttgagaggagaagaagaggacaTTGAGAGAGCTTttaaaatactgtgtgtgtgtgagtaagagagagagaaagtgtgtgtggggtgcttggtgtgtgtgtgtgtgtgtgtgtgtgtgtgtgtgtgtgtcctcacctgGACCAGACTCTGCTGCATTAACCATGAGCTCAGGAGCTTCAGCTGCAAAAACCTCTAGCACTAACAGCAgcctgcatgagtgtgtgtgtgtgtgtgtgtgtgtgtgtgtgtgtgtgtgtgtgtgtgtgtgtgagcaagaggaTAAGTGTGTCACATCCATTTAACAAAAAGAGGAGCGAATGAAAGTCAGTCCTCCAACCAACTACCATTTTTGGCTGGCAACACCGACGTTTCAaattacacactcacatacacacacacagattgacacacacacacgcacacgcacacagtgagACATGCAGCTCATGAGAAGAAGGGAAAGAAATGAAAAGATAACAAAGACATGCAGAAGAGCCCCAACCGCCTGGCTACCACGAccggactctgtgtgtgtgtgtgtgtgtgtgtgtgtgagcgtgtgtgtgtgtgtgtgtgtgtgtgtgagtgagtgagtgagtgagtgagtgagtgagtgagtgagtgcgtgcaagagagcgtgtgagtgtgagtgtgagtgtgcgcgtgCAATGAGCACAAGCAAAACCACGAGGAGAGCCAGGACATAATatggcgtgtttgtgtgtctacatAATGTAGTGTGTGGCCTTACCTCTGACGTTGACGGTGACCTGGTTTTTGCCGATGCCCAATCGGTTGCGGACCTCGCAGATGAAGGTGGTGTTGACGGTTTCGTCCACCTTCAGAACCTTCAGCTTGTTCTCTGTGACCTGGACGGTGTCTGGCATGTGGCCGGTCAGCCtggggacaacacacacagcaatggtgttgttgtttttattataaataataatttcttCATGATTTTCCTCAGAATACATTTGCtttccttcaaggttggatttccCTTCATTGATATTACAGtgaatcaccaacagattatttttttatgttatttttagtcaactttaccaaaggtggcaataattctggagtgtactgtatatgtgcgtgtgcgtgtaaaACTCACATTCTCCAGGTGACGGTGgtggggatggtgtgtgtgtgtgtgtgtgtgtaaaactcaCGTTCTCCAGGTGACGGTGGTggggatggtggtgtgtgtgtgtgtgtgtgtgtgtgtgtgtgaaaactcaCGTTCTCCAGGTGACGGTGGTGGGGATGGGGTTGCCTTTGGCTTGGCAGGTGAGCTCCACGTTGGTGCGCCCCATGTACCAGTTATCATCGTAGCCCACGATGGACACCATGGGGGGGTCTGGACATAACACACACTTCAGTTAGCACCGCACTGgaccagggtgtgtgtgagtgtgtgtgtgagttaagaTGAGTGTGTAGGTTGATTGATGTACATGAATTTAGTAACTaaaccaaacacacaaaatactaGGGACGACGTTctcacatacacttacacacactctatgGCAAGCTTCATGGGGAAACTCTCGgccatagtacacacacacacacacgtcaagcTTCATGGGGAAGCTCTCGgccttagcacacacacacacacacacagccaatgtCAAGCTTCATGGGGAAGCTCTCAGGCTTGgcccaaccacacacagacacacacacacacacagagacacacacacacacacttacactcaatGGCGAGCTTCATGGGAAAGCTCTCGGGCTTGGTCTGTGTCCGATGTTCCACCACGCAGCTGATGTCCTTGCCGTTGTCAGCGGGCGTAGGGATCAGTTTGTAGTCACTGCGGAGAGTCACCGTGTTGTCGCTTTCCTGTGTGGTCAATGTCGTGGCGTTGCCATTGACTGACGTCACCCAGCGTATCTGAGACACCGGGCGGCCGTTAGCGGACGCACACCGAGCCACCACCACCGGCGTATCGCCTGCGACAACCGTTATGTGGGACGCCGAGTTCTTGGGTTTGgctaaaagagagagggaggagtgcgtgaaagaaagagggagggagggaggagtgacggagggagggagagagggagagaagcatTTGTGTGAGACTTTTCTTCCAGTTAAAGGATAAAGACACTTGGAATTGGTGTTTGGAGAGTGGCTAgctggtcctgtgtgtgtgtgagtgtgtgtgtgtgtgtgtgtgtgtgtgtgcgtgcgtgtgtgtgtgtgtgatatgtgtgtgatgtgtgagcgtgatgtgtgtgtgtgtgtgagcgtgtgcatgCTAAGCAGTGGATCGATTTGCTCTGCAGATCCCTATGGAGTAGCAGCGGGAGCTCCACCCCATTAACACCCAACCCATTCATCTGACAACAGCAGTTAGGGACTCacctgacactgacacacacacacacacacacacacacacacacacacacacctctgttctctctgttctaCACACTGATCAATACTGAGCTGTAGACCACAGAGGACTCCTTATTACTGCCCTCTATAAGGTGCTacagttcatacacacacacacttattactGCCCTCCATTGAGAGTGAGGAGTCACATGCCGATTTGGGTTGATTTGGCTGGGGTCTGAGCCGGTCGGCCATGATGGTAGGATACTCTATCGGTTGCCACGGGTGACAGCACCCCAAAGATAGTGACACAGATCAGGAAAGACGGCTTGAGAAGTTATCACGGCGTTTAAACTGAGACATTAAGAGGAAATTAAAAAGTTGACTTGAAGTTGAACCCCCCCCTTAATAGATATTGAAGAGTTAACTTTACGATTTTAGAAAAACTGCTTAGGTGATCGATGTTAAGGCTAGTAATCCTCATGGTTTCCTCAGTAAAATAGAAGCTAGCAAGACAAACTCTAACGGACATGGATGGACAATGTTGTTCTTCGTTTATTACAATGTAATGTTGGGTACTCACACAGGCATGACGGGTTCTTCagaaagtaaaataaatatcaCACACAATACAGCGGTGGCATTACGTGACTACACACGCTAAGGTGAGAGAGCCCGTCTGTTAAGTGACGCGAGCAGCAATAAGTGACAGATCAGATGAGACAGACTCAGGTAACTTACAAGTATGGAAGGCTCtatgtatacaaaaaaaaaaaataatgttttggtACACAGATGAGTTATATGACAGCTCAAAAAAGAAATGAACAGCGGTCTGCAGTGTGCATATTAGCGACAAAACCACCAACAACCACCACGTGgacataaccaccaccaatCCTGATTTATGCTATACTACGAGAGGAAAAACGTTCGCAATGACAGGCTAGCCTAAAGTAagcccctctctttcttcctccctcacaCGTCCATGTTCCATAAGTTAGGCTAGCTACATCAGTCAGCGATGTATACCCCCAACAGTCAGCATAGAAAGGTTTTTAGCCTACTTCACATGTTAGGGTtatgtataatattatataagCTAGCGTTGAGGGTCCTAAAATCTTTCCTCCTTTGCTTATTATGCAGCTATAGTGTATAGTGCCATCGCACCTGTCAATATTTGGCAGATGACTGTATCCTCATCTTTTTCCATGTGGGGAAACAAAAAAACGCAACCCATGGTTTCTAAGGTATCCAAGACAATCGTGTGATGCACTGGATCAGTTTCAGATCAACACAAACAATGAACGCGTTCTGGAGGGTATCCTTCCAACATGGCGGACAACGTGATTTcaggcaaagattctagagcgctactCTGTCGTGACGACGACTCCTCATTCCTAATAAGGTGTTACAGttcttattcacacacactta
Coding sequences within:
- the si:ch73-22o12.1 gene encoding LOW QUALITY PROTEIN: poliovirus receptor homolog (The sequence of the model RefSeq protein was modified relative to this genomic sequence to represent the inferred CDS: inserted 2 bases in 1 codon) → MKMAIFISVVMFLSVQGALGQLIQVDPEVMSYPGQNVELPCKFVNPGSTQVSQVSWILEPSDGERINIAVYHPTFGASYPDSPVTGRVTFIAPTLNTPSIRIADVKMTDEGRYICEYATYPTGNAQGITNLVMLAKPKNSASHITVVAGDTPVVVARCASANGRPVSQIRWVTSVNGNATTLTTQESDNTVTLRSDYKLIPTPADNGKDISCVVEHRTQTKPESFPMKLAIEYPPMVSIVGYDDNWYMGRTNVELTCQAKGNPIPTTVTWRTLTGHMPDTVQVTENKLKVLKVDETVNTTFICEVRNRLGIGKNQVTVNVRDPPADPSNVGVVAGVVIGILLALLLVGALVAILVTHNRRQQQQGYRGNQKSGAFDIKSRLFGSKASKNGGGPGNGPGNNNGPIYTYREGVSGGGLTEKSANHGLLSTTPTAQDILLXGEMDEAERKKFDELADEEDEERYDRFTAAGPILQLRHHDDQHYLDDDMESQRDGSVISRTAVYV